Genomic DNA from alpha proteobacterium U9-1i:
GGCGGCGCGGCTGTTCGCGCGCGACGGATTTCTCGGCGCCTCAGTGGCCGACGTCGCCGACGCTTGTGAGCTTTCGAAGTCGGCGCTCTATCATTATTACGCCTCGAAGGAAGACATCCTTTATGACGTAATGCACTCCCATATCGTAGCGCTCGACGATGCGGCGCGCGCCGTGGTCGAAGGGCCGGGCGAGGCGACGGACAAACTGCGCCTGCTGGTGCGTGAGTTCATGCGGCTCTATGTGGGCGCGGCCGACCGGCACAAGGTTCTGCTGAACGACTTGCTGCGGCTGCCGAAGCCGCGTCGGCAAGCAATCGTGGCGATGCAGCGCGGCCTGATCGATACCGTCGCCGATCTGTTGTGCGAGATCGAACCCGGCCTGCGGATGCGTGAAGCGGAGCGGCGCCCGGCGGCGATGCTGGTGTTCGGGATGATCAACTGGACCCACGTCTGGTTCGATCCAGCCGGCGCAGTGAGCGCTGAGGCGCT
This window encodes:
- a CDS encoding transcriptional regulator of TetR family → MARTQAADYDERRLKIVETAARLFARDGFLGASVADVADACELSKSALYHYYASKEDILYDVMHSHIVALDDAARAVVEGPGEATDKLRLLVREFMRLYVGAADRHKVLLNDLLRLPKPRRQAIVAMQRGLIDTVADLLCEIEPGLRMREAERRPAAMLVFGMINWTHVWFDPAGAVSAEALADMAVDLTLGGLKQAV